CACAATAgtctaaatctgaccctatttccagttctccagctttgacaaagagtcaaccagacccggaacgacagctgccatctcgctccacagaggctgtcagacctgctgagattgtccagtattttctacttttgtttccgattgaagcatccgcagtaagttgcttttATGTTACAGCTAGACATGATAGAGACAGTTATTATGTTCATCTGCATCTGTAAAGACATTAAATTCTGTTTTGGTTGAACAAACTGCTAATATTGGAACTGTGTCAAAGCAGGAAAATCTTTATCATCTCACTGCTTCTTGAAAATGCAACACTTCAGACTTTGCTGAAGCAATTTTTGTGGCTGATGTAAGACCAAACCTCCTATTCCTCTCAAATACGAGATTCAGGTAATATTCAGGGACAAGCGGATGTTGTGGAAATTTTTCCTCAGACTAAATgtgaagcatttaatgcttctgccagtttcaAACCGGGGACCTTTCACGTGTTAGGTGACTGTGATAACCCGTACTCTAAAGAGCTGGCAGCACAGGACCCAATGGACCTGTGCAAcattcaactgcacagtcttgtTGCAGCTTTCAATGggcagcacatgtggctagcactgtggcttcacagcgccagggtcccaggttcgattccctgttgagtcactgtttgtgcggagtatgcatgttttccccgtgtctgcgtgggtttcctccgggtgctccggtttcctcccacagtccaaagatgtgcaggttaggtggattggccatgctaaattgcccttaatgtccacaaaggtgaggggttattgggttataggatagggtggaagtgagggtttaagagggtcggtgcagattcgatgggtcgaatggcctccttctgcactgtatgttccatgttctaatggTTCAGCTGAGAGGCCGTGTCACTGATTACATGAAGACAACTGTTTCTTTAAAACAGACGTCTCAACTTGTAAGACCGTAAGATATAAAACTGatattgaactttagcatttgttcagtaACCATCTAACGGAataatgctctctgttcaatcattaatgcatcattcttatcttcctacagaaaatttcccccaattttactcaatattttgtttcattattcaatgttgaacctcagtatatttatttgttatatatgacttcattttgaattgaatagcccgagtcttcaccctgaataactctgaaatatacaccattgaattgcaaacatgactgaccaagaaaagaaagcgtttcactgggtaacagaaatcccatgaatctttgttaagtttgaccacagtcagcttttgaacaaagtcaaatatagttaaatggaagagaattgagaattatgagttgcttatatttgacccctctgtgttttggtgtgaaacattctgcagcctaaatcccgttcatgtataagaaaggaggggtgacagcaaatccgcactgagcctggatttcctcatctccctgagtggatTTTCCTGTTTATCATTAAAGGCCGAATCTTTCAAAaatgtggttcagttaaatctctgtcatttcctcgaattcagttacagtatcgtttgtgtctgtctatatgagcatACATTACAAGTAGATATGTTTTGTACAATATTAAAATATTAATCTACatctacaaagccattaaattcttttgtgaattgaacaaactgccaagatccgcactttgttttttcatgtatggaacaatctatttggactgtacacagaacaatacttttcactgtacctcggtacacgtgacaacaaaccgatccaatcaaagagacagtttcgtagtagtcttcagattgaacaatgagttttcttaaaaattattcattcatgggaggtgggcgtcactggctgggccagcatttactgctcattccaatgggccttgaactgcgtgtcttgtgaggctatttcagagggcacattcaagtcaaccacaacattgctgtggatctggagtcacgtgtaggccaggccacataaggagagcagatttcttgaaggacattagtgagttttcacaacaatcaagagtgttatcattagacttttaattcaagacttttaatcaatttcagcatctgtcataggcagattcaatcccagatccccagagcattaacctgggtctctggattattcacccagtaacaataccattactccAATGCCGAGCCCACATATTCTTGACAGAATATGGTGTctcgtgttgtgttctgtgatcttgtcttgcaatgattctgcagaactgctggtgaattagccagaatgatgatttattaatgtacacgtggtaaggtaatgatcagaatgctatacagactaagttatcacagagttacattagactctgttGGAACTACCCTGCTGTGCGACTGGCCTCGTGTATGCctgacaaccttctgctggtagccggatgtcacttgactgatgcctgacgccaactactggtgggaggtcacactgctgagtacatgtaatattatatacaggcttatcaccacatctcaTAACTTCTCAAATTTAtcgagtaatttattttttcaaacaaattctgatagctctgcagtttctggaaacattttggttgatcgtgttattttttaaaataaagatctagtctttgcaatataattacctaatacaccaattcactaatcaTAATCAATAGTCACTATTGAATAAACTTgaatttaattattgtttttttgcgatgaaatcaatacatagttaatatagaaaaagtACAGAAGGcgaaatggctgcagaaaggcacatgttagaggtataaaagggcttccttgaccttattaCTAAGGCCAGTGAGTACACGATGAAAATAACAATTTACGGGCAGCAAAGCtgcgcaatggatagcactgctgcctcatggcgcagatgTTCTAGGTTcgctcctgaccctgggtcactgccgtgtggagtttgcacattcttcccatggttttgttgatttcacccccacaacccaaagatgtgcagggtaggtggattggccacgctaaattgttccttaatgcgaaaaaatgaattgggtactctaaatgtttttttacaatgaaaataacaattttaaaactaaatgtgattacacatgcgtacttacagcttcctacattacagcagtgaatatgtttcaaaagtacgccattggctttaaaacactttaggaggtccagtggtagtgagaggttttatagaaatgtacatttgttctaattgtctGCAAATGAGGATATATTACACTTGGTGTCCTCACCAATTTATTAATAAAGTCTTAATTTGATGCAATAACCACGTCaatgacaccattttgaatactctgtgaacctccagatacaccatatgcacaattatttgttgtaaaacacagcgagttgttgtgatttggaatgtactgtctataaatggtgctggaatctcattggactgtaacgTCCAAAATAGCcgaactctgggattaaatgggtcgctgtacaaagagctggcacgggaaaaatgggccaaatagactcctctgtgctctagcagccttgtgtacatgttaagggagtggtaacaacctggaacctactgcctatgaggtaggagatgcagagatgacggaaggatttcaataggaaattagacaggcactgagagaaataaacccacagggattcggggaaagaacggggcaatggacagactggcttcctccacagggagccgacagggtcccaaagggctgaatggccccattccccaccctccagatgctgtgatctcaggagagaaattcagctgctccagtcactccaactaactggagtccctcatctctggtgtcattcttgtaaatgtcctcgacaccgtctctaagaacttcacatctttcctaaagtgtggagcccatatatagggttccattccagagggatagaattgaaaagtatggAGGAGATGTTCAACTTGTTTAAAACGATGGTTCaactacactgggagctctgtcaacattgatgatccccatttagaaaaaggaaatagaggcactggatacgGTGCAacagattcataatatacagaactgagagcatttaacactcaggaaaggctggggctgcttttttctggaaaagagaagactgatgggtgacctgatggaatctttaagattatgaagggattcaataatccaataggtatTTCaacagaaacctctttacccagtgagtggtgagaatgaggaactcacgaccacagcgagtggttgaaatgaacagcatgaatccattgtgaagctagatacatacatgagggagaaaggaatagaaggagatgctgattggggggggggggggggggggggggggtggaggatcatgtggagtataaatactgacacagaccatggctaacctcagccggtatgggaatttaacctgtgccgttggtgtcactcagcacgaaccagccatccagccaagtgAGCAAACCGATCCCCGtctaaatctgtaataattccagaaatattagtgattgcctgtctcccaccatactatttaatgtagtttcccagtgcatctcagacaacttgcccctcataccctaatcattttcttctgtgagaagcaccaagataaattaaacaaaagaaccatgtaaccaccacagcccatcttcatggcaatgtggcatgattttgggggtttccaaacagaaatggtaatgaaacatcttaTAACCTCCAAACATCTTTTCAAtctttgatccttgtgaaatgtgaaaccagatatttgcaagaaggctcagagagaatcagaccaTTGGAGACGAAGCCATgagaccagccagtccagcagaaagaaaccctctgaccatccccattgaccaacagaatgaacaaaatgcagtcctggatgtaattgagaacacaaataataacagcagaatccaatccctgtaatcagctgtgaaattgttggtgtctcaggaagtgcgatgaattacaaaaccccttcgcacattgagagcaggtgaacggcctctccccagtatgaactccctggtgtgactgcagacggcataacagagtgaatcgcgcaaatagaggtaaacatctttgagttatgtgggtgacacccacgcagacacttggagaacgtgtCTCCACATGAACAATGACCTGGGGTCAGGATTGAACACTGGTCCTCAgctctgtgagaccgcagtgctaaccactgcatcacctaaCGATTTAGACGAAGGAACAAAATGCaacatatccaaatttgcagatgacacaagttgcttgggtggttgagctgtgaggaggttgcagagatccttcagtgtgatttgcacaagttgagtgagtgggcaaatgaatggcagaatcagtataatttggagaaatgcgaggttatccagtttggtagcaaaacgagaaggcaggctactatctgaattgtcataaattaggagagggcaatgtgcaacgacacctgggtatcctggtacaccagtcactgaaggaaagcgtgcagctacagcaggcggtaaagaaggcaaatgatgtgcgagccttcattgcgagcggattatcttgctgtcattatacagggccttggcgaggccatacctttaatattgtgtgcagttttggtctccttatcttgaggaaggatgttcttgctctcgaggaagtgcagagcaggtttaccagactgattcctgggttggtgGGGCTGatgtatgagagattgaatcagttaccattgtattcgctggagtttagaagaatgggggaatctcatagaaacctataatattctaacaggacttgacagggtagatgcaggaaagattttcccgatggtgggagtgtacagaaccagagggcgcagtctgaggatacgggctagaccatttaggcagagatgagtaatttcttcatcagagagtggtgagcctgtggaatttgttaccacgggaaatagttgaggccaatacattgtatgttttcaggaaacagttagatatagcacttagagcgaagggaatcaaaggatatggaggggaaatcgggattaagctattaagttggatgataagccatgatcataatgaatggcggagcaggcgcaaagtgtcaaatggtctcttcctgctcctattttctatgtttctatgtaatcccttcccacactaagagcaggtgaatggcttctccccagtgtgaactcgctggtgtgtctgcaggataagctggcacccctgatgatggagatatttgaggaggcgatagggaagggggtgataccacaaaccttggggcaggcatcggtttccctgttgcttcaaaagataaggatccgacggagtgtgggttgtttaggcccatatcacttttaaatgtgaacgcaaaggtattagcgaaggtactggcaggtgatAGGTGaatatcagacggggtttgtgtgagggaagcagctcttttcaaacgttaagagggtattgaacgtggtaatGGCAccagcggaagggaaggaaacagaggtggttgtggcattgaacgccgagaaagcgtttgaccgagtagaatggggacacttgatagcagttctggagcggtttgggattggtccacgatttgtggactgggtaaagctactgtataaggagccggggccagtgtctgcacaaaaaacatcagctcgagatacttttctctccaccgtgggactaggcagggatgtcctatgttttctcctgctgtttgcactcgcgattgagccgttggccatcgcaaaaCCACCGTTGGCCATTGCGttaagaggtttgggggtatggaaagggatattgcacattaacctgaagagaatcttgaacaaggactcccaagtccctttgtgcttgtgatttcctcagcatttccccatttagaaaatagtctatgcctctatttctccttccaaagtgcataacctcacacttttccacattgtattccacctgccacttctttgcccactctcctagccttgttCAGCATTGTTTCTTTTTCTAATCACTTTAAATGAATGCCCTCTGTTTATAATCTTGCCCTAACTATGATTTGCCAGATCAAACATCGattgcagatccttagttttaatgtggttaagtgcctttccatttgagaactgttcaataaagttattcaaattatttgtagctagggaagcacgtggagcagtggttagcactgggactacagcgctgaggacccgggtttgaatcccggccctgggtcactgtcggtgttgagtttgcacattctccgcatgtctgcatgggtttcacccccacaacccaaagaagtgcaggttagctggatgggccaggctaaattgccccttaattggaaaaaaaacaataataattgggtattcagaatttttttttctttgtaAAAAAGGATTATTTGAAGCTTCCCCACCAATCAGCTTTTTCCATTTtcctgaagtgaccttatttttatcaGGAGTTAACTGAAGTGGGTTCCTAACCcctcattatctaaatttccattcaccacttttctgtccacctgacccagtccatggtTTTCTCCCTCATCGTCTAAAACACATCAGCAACTTTTGTgtaatcctggtgcatacatttaagtctaaatcattgatatgtaccggaaactgtggagccccactggaaacagacgtccaggcatcattcagtcccggatgtgactaacagcagcaacaacagctgaatccaaaccccgctgttgcctgtgaacttgctgatgtctgtgcaggttgtttgactgagtgaatctccttccACACACGGAAcagttaaacagcctctccccagtgccaCTCCCTCAtgtgggcgacacagtagcacagtggttagcactgttgcctcacagctccagggtcccaggtttgattcccggcttgggtcactgtctgtgcggagtctgcgcgttgccccagtgtctgcgtgggtttcctccgggtgctccggtttcctcccacagtccaaagatgtgcagattaggtggattggcaatgctaaattgccctcagtgtccaaaaaggtgaggtggggttatgggttaggttggaggtatgggcttaagtaaggtgctctttgcaagggccggtgcactcgatgggccgaatgccctccttctgcactgtaaatgctatgattctgtttcagtgtgaactcgctggtgtttccgcagactTCATTTTCTTTTAAATCTCTTTTTACAGTCAGAAcagttaaaaggtctctgatcagtgtgaacaagttggtgtctcgtcaggtgggatgaccgagtgaatttcttgtcacacacgggtcAAGTGTACGATTTCTGTCCAGTGagaactcgctggtgttgcagaagctgggatgaacatgtgaatctcttctcacacacggagcagatgaatggcctctttccccagtgtgagtgcgttggtgtttcagcaaattgcttttccttttaaaactcttctcacagtcagaacatttaaaaggtctctgatcagtatgaaggaGTTGGTGGCTCAGGAGGAATGATAatcgagtgaatccctccccacacacggagcaggtgaacggcctctccccagtgtgagtgcgttgatgtgtcagtaaatcatttctgcttttaaagctcttctcacagtcagcacatttaaaatgtctctgatcagtatgaacaagttggtgtctcaggaggtggaatgatcgagtgaatcccttcccacacacggagcaggtgaatggcctctccccagtatgtgtgcgttgatgtgtcagtaaatcatttctgcttttaaagctcttctcacagtcagcacatttaaaaggtctctggtcagagtgaacctgatggtgagcacggagatttgacgaagcattaaatcccttcccacattccaaacaggtgaatggcctctccccagtgtgagtgtgttgatgtatcagtaaatcctttctgcttttaaagctctttccgcagtcagcacatttaaaaggtctctggtcagagtgaacctgatggtgagcccggaggtttgacgaagcattaaatcccttcccacattccaaacaggtgaatggcctctccccggtgtgagtgcgttgatgtaacagtaaattatttctgcttttaaagctcttctcacagtcagcacatttaaacggtctctgatcagtgtgaacaagttggtgtgtcaggaggtttgatgaccgagtgaatcccttcccacacaccgagcagttgaacggcctctccccagtgtgagtgcgttgatgtaccagtaaatcctttctgcttttaaagctctttccacagtcagcacatttaaaaggtctctgatcagtatgaacaagttggtgtgtcaggaggtgggatgacagagtgaatcccttcccacacacggagcaggcgaatggcctctccccattgtgagtgtgttgatgtgtcagtaaatcctttctgcgtttaaagctctttccacagtcagcacatttaaacggtctctgatcagtatgaacaagttggtgtgtcaggaggtatgatgaccgagtgaatcccttcccacacacggagcaggtaaacggcctttccccagtgtgaatacgttgatgagtttccaattcagacgggtaattgaatcccatcgcacagtccccacatttccacggtttctccatggttatcgacaagttatcaggtgtaagtgggatgcagatttgaagtcactatcagatcagccgtgatgttattaaatggcggaacaggctcacggggctgaatgtccttttgctgcttcttgattcctttggtgcgaatgtccttatgtctctccaacttggatcatcagttgaagccggagtacggtgtctccctgatggaaatgctgcaatttaatttcatcctgtgtgattggttaaagctcagttccagctacctgtggaaaattacttagatgtctgtgtctcggtgcttttccaatcacagtgatttttgaaatattttccaaaagacaaaacagacaaacatttttccttccacgttgaaaggccgatCCTGAtgtatcaagtgactctgtcagatctcaacatgatgtttgcatctgcaaatattctgtaaaaggagattacattcaattcctgtgaatatataagacacaagcAGGCCATtttgtcacagattctgctgctgtccatactcggcacacatctccgactgtcCCACCTATCacatctcagcctttcagctgattttcgattccattttctctcatgtgcttgtcccgtttccttttgaaaacatctcagcactttcctcaactcctttgcatggtaatgagttgcacattctgaaaATAATTTTGTCTGTATTGTCCCCTTGGATTTATTCataactatcttgtatttatgacttgttgtttattgatggtcactatttcacatcgcccctctccatttaatctttcctgagagctgtaatatctcatgttacaaaagtcatcactgccaATGCAGTATAGAATTTGCAAAGAGCCGTTGGGTTCAGTTTGTgtgcaaattctccaattctaaccccctgtaaaaggagtttacaaaaaccatcactgtcagtccaggatagaaattctgaacaggcaattctagtttctctggaacatttttttctctcg
This portion of the Scyliorhinus torazame isolate Kashiwa2021f chromosome 5, sScyTor2.1, whole genome shotgun sequence genome encodes:
- the LOC140418637 gene encoding uncharacterized protein, which gives rise to MEKPWKCGDCAMGFNYPSELETHQRIHTGERPFTCSVCGKGFTRSSYLLTHQLVHTDQRPFKCADCGKSFKRRKDLLTHQHTHNGERPFACSVCGKGFTLSSHLLTHQLVHTDQRPFKCADCGKSFKSRKDLLVHQRTHTGERPFNCSVCGKGFTRSSNLLTHQLVHTDQRPFKCADCEKSFKSRNNLLLHQRTHTGERPFTCLECGKGFNASSNLRAHHQVHSDQRPFKCADCGKSFKSRKDLLIHQHTHTGERPFTCLECGKGFNASSNLRAHHQVHSDQRPFKCADCEKSFKSRNDLLTHQRTHTGERPFTCSVCGKGFTRSFHLLRHQLVHTDQRHFKCADCEKSFKSRNDLLTHQRTHTGERPFTCSVCGEGFTRLSFLLSHQLLHTDQRPFKCSDCEKSFKRKSNLLKHQRTHTGERGHSSAPCVRRDSHVHPSFCNTSEFSLDRNRTLDPCVTRNSLGHPT